Below is a window of Myroides profundi DNA.
AACGCTAAAATCGAAATATGTTAATACGCGATAGTACTGTTGGAGTATAGTGGTTCGTAATATTAGTATACTAAGAAAGTAATCTGTCTGTACTGACTCCGTTAAAACTGCCCAAAAAACGGACTCACTACGGACTCAGAACGGACTCATTCCTATTGAAACTCATTGTAAGCACCTATGTGATAGAATGTAAGTAAGGAGTGGAGTTACCTTATCTTATAGATAGAGAGGTGTGTTTAGAGGGATAGGTAAGATAACTATACTACTATGTATATATAAGGAGTAGAATGTGTAGTGATGTATCTAAGTGTTGCTGGAATTATGTCTATATAGCACTATTTTGGTATGAGACTGTACCCTGTCTTGTGTTAGGTGTTATCTTTTCAAAAAAGTGGTTTCTAATGCGAAAAAAAGGTGTGTGAGAACGCAAAAAAGAGAATTAGTGTGTTGAAAAAATCATAATTAGTGATTGTGGTGTTGCAGTAATCAATATTTTGTCTTATATTGGTACATCGGGATTAAAATCCGAGCGAGTAGACTTTTAATATAAAAGTTCACGACTAGTATAATTATTAATTCATATAAAAAAGGTAAGTAACCACTTTGATTACTTACCTTTTTACTTTTAGTGTATATGCTTCATTATTTTTTCTGTAGCATTCTTATTTTTAAGGATAAAATGATTGCTCGTTTTACCTAATTCGATTCTTTTAGCGTCATTATATAATAATTCATCAAAGATTTGGTCTAATTCTGATTGTGAATTTACTACTATACAGCTACCAAATGTTATCAAATCCTTAGCTTCTTGGAACTTTTTATAATTTGGACCAATAATAACAGGCACTCCATAGGTCGCGGCTTCTAGGATATTATGAATACCTGCTCCAAAACCTCCTCCTATATAGGCAATATCTGCATAACTATAAGCTTTAGTCAATATAGAGTAGGCATCTATAATATAGACATTGTATTGTGTTAAATCTTTTCCTTCATGCTCACTGTGTAGCACAGTTGGTTTCTTTAAGTTTTGAACGAGATTATCTATCTGATCCTTTTTGATATTATGTGGCGCAAAGATAAACTTGATAGAATTATCTTGTGTATTGTTGATATAATTGGCTAGAATCTTTTCATCTTCTGGCCATGAACTACCAATGACGATAGTCTTCGCCATTTTATTTAAGGTAAAGGCTTCTAGAAATGCCAATTTATTGTCCTGTTCTAATATCTGAGATACTCTATCGAATCTCGTATCACCTACTATCTCTACATTGTTATACTGCAATTGATTTAGAAGTGTCTTAGATACTTCATTCTGAACAAAGAAGTATCTAAATGCCTTTAATGCTGTTCTGTAGAACCCTCCATACCATTTAAAGAACACTTGATCTGGTCTTAGTATCCCTGAGACTAAATAGGTAGGAATGTTCTGTTGGCGCAATTGATTTAAATAATTAGGCCAATATTCATATTTCACAAAGAATACTTGTTCTGGGTGGCACAAGGCTAAGAACTTTTTAGCATTCGCTAGTGTGTCCATAGGTAAGTATAATGTGGCGTCAGCGATAGTATTGTTTTTCTTCACTTCATATCCAGAAGGAGAGAAGAAGGTAAGCACTATCTTATGCGTAGGGTACTTCTGTTTTAGCTGCTCCATGACAGGAAGCCCCTGTTCATATTCGCCTAACGAAGCTACATGTATCCAGAACACTTTATCAGTAGGAAGTATATTGTCTTTTAAGATTTGAAAAGATTGTTTTCTCCCTGCAACGAATAAGCCTAACTTTTTGTTGAACAGAGCGATAATACGGATGAAGAATATAGAAATATAGGTCAGTATATTATATAGGAAAAACATAGGTAAATCTTTATTGAGCGAAATTACGTTTCTTTTGATAAAGTTTGAGCTTTGGCGCAAAGAATTTATTATTTTTGTAGTGATAACTAATATCGAAATTAAGTGCTATTTATATAGGTAACTTGTTGGTAATTATATGAATAGTTCAAAAGATATAAAAGACAATTAGAATGAAAAAAATTCAAATGGTTGACTTGAAAGGTCAATATGAAGGAATTAAAGAAGAAGTGAATCAATCGATTCAAGAAATATTAGAATCTTCTGCTTTTATCAACGGACCACAAGTACACGCATTTCAGGCAAACTTAGAGCAATATTTAGGAGTTAAACACGTGATACCATGTGCTAACGGAACTGATGCTCTTCAGATCGCTATGATGGGATTAGGTTTAAAACCAGGTGATGAAGTAATCACGGCTGACTTTACTTTTGCAGCTACTGTAGAGGTAATCGCTTTATTACAATTAACTCCTGTATTAGTAGATGTGTGTCCTGATACATTCAATATTTCTATAGAAGCAATCGAAAAAGCGATTACTCCTAAAACTAAAGCTATCGTACCAGTACACTTATTCGGACAGTCTGCTGATATGGACGCTATCATGAAGTTAGCTGAGAAACATAACTTATATGTGATCGAAGATAACGCACAAGGTATCGGAGCAGATTATACTTATCCTGATGGTAAAGTGGTAAAAACAGGGGCTATCGGACATGTAGCTGCTACTTCATTCTTCCCATCTAAAAACTTAGGATGTTATGGTGATGGTGGAGCTATCTTCACTAACGATGATGCATTAGCACATACGTTAAGAGGAATAGTGAATCACGGTATGTATGAGCGTTACCACCACGATGTAGTAGGAGTGAACTCTCGTCTAGATAGTATCCAAGCTGCTGTATTAAATGCTAAGTTACCTAATCTAGATGCTTATAATGTAGCTAGACGTACTGCTGCTCAGATGTATTCTGCTGCTTTAGCTAATCATCCTAATATCGTTACTCCTGTAGTAGTAGGAGATGAGAATAGCCACGTGTTCCACCAGTATACATTGCGTATCGTGAATGCTGATAGAAATGCATTATTAGCACACTTACAAGGTAAAGGTATCCCATGTGCTATCTATTACCCAATTCCGTTACACAATCAGAAAGCATATTTAGATCCTCGTTATAATGAGGCTGATTTCCCAGTGACTAATCAGTTGGTACAAGAGGTTCTTTCTTTACCTATGCACACTGAGTTAGACGAAGAGCAAATCAAGTTTATAACAGATGAGATTAAGGCATTCTTAGGATAGTCTTATAGTACTATAAAACAAAAGCAGACCCGATAAGGTCTGCTTTTTTTATGTATTGATGTTATTCTTTTGTTGTAGATATTAGTGTGAACGAAACAAGTGCACATGCTACTAATGAGAGTGCTACGATACTCATAGAGCCATTATTCAAACTATTTAATAAGATAGAGGTCATGAAGGTAAAGGCTAGTTGAGAAGCTCCAAAAAGAGCTGACGCTATACCTGACTCTGCTTTATAGGGTGCTAATGCTAAAGTAGTCGTAGTAGGGAATAGTAGTCCTAATGGCATCACAAAGAAGAAAAGAGGTACTAACTGTATATATATGCTCAAATCTAACTGTATGAATAACCATAGTAGTGAAGCAGCTATAAACTGTGTACTCGCTCCTAACTTAATAATATTTTTAGGAGAGAGTCTTTTTCTCAAAATTGAAGAGGTTAAGAACGACCCTAACATTAGACCACATGAGTTAGCCATGAATACAAAGCTAAAGTGTGTACTCGATAATCCTCCTACTTCCATTACTAGAACAGGAGAGTTAGAGATATAGATCATTAGACAGCTATAGGCTATACTTCCGATAATAGTATATCTTATAAACAGTTTGTTCTTAAAGAGTTTAAGATAATTCGTTAGTATTCCTCCTACATTTAGAGTAGGTATTCTATTAGTATAGTCTTCTTTTAGACAGAATACAGTCATACCGATACTCAGTGTAGCAAACAAGGCCATAGTTGTAAATACGTGAGTCCAATCTAGATACTTTAAGACTATATTACCTAATATAGGAGCGATGATGGGAGCTATTCCTCCGATCACGGCTAGTATACTAAATATCTTAAGTGTCTGATCTTTATCAAACCTTTTATTGACAATGGCTCTTGCGATAACTACTCCTCCACTACTACCGAAGGCCTGTAAAAAACGATATAGCCACATGACCTCGATGTTTTTTACAAATACTACAGCTAGAGATGAAAGTATAAAAATAGACAGACATAGTATGATTGGTTTTTTACTACCATACTTATCTGATATAGGTCCCCAAAAGAGTTGCCCGATTGCTAATCCTCCTAAGAATGTAGAAAGTGATATCTGAACTCTATTGATCTCAGTATTTAGATCGTGTGCTATCTTCGGGAATGCAGGAAGGTACATATCTATAGCTAAAGGGCCTAATGCAGTAAGGCTCACTAGAGTGAAAATAAGGATCCATTCTTGTGCTGAAAGTTTATCCACTATATAGGTTTTAAAAAAAAATCCTTGGAAGTGTACAACCAAGGATTTTTGTTATTATATAATTGTTGTATGTTTTACCAATGTGTTATGCAGAGTGAGTTTCTGCCTCTTTATTGATTTTTTTGATTAGTCCAACTAATACTTTACCTGGTCCAACTTCTGTAAATAAAGAAGCTCCATCTGCGATCATTTGTTCAACAGACTGAGTCCATTTTACAGGAGCAGTTAACTGTAGGATAAGGTTCTTCTTAATCTCTTCAGGATTGCTCACTGCACTAGCAGTTACGTTTTGATACACTGGACAGATAGGAGTGTTAAAAGTAGTTGCTTCGATAGCAGCAGCTAGTTCTTCTCTAGCAGGTTCCATCATAGGCGAGTGGAATGCTCCACCTACAGGAAGTAATAATGCTCTCTTCGCTCCAGCTTCTTTTAGTGCTTCACACGCTTTTTCTACAGCTGTAGTTTCACCAGAGATTACTAATTGTCCAGGGCAGTTATAGTTAGCAGCTACTACTACACCATCTATACCAGCACATACTTGTTCTACGATGCTATCTTCTAAACCTAGTACAGCAGCCATAGTAGAAGGTGTGATTTCACATGCTTTTTGCATAGCCATCGCTCTTTGAGAAACTAGTTTAAGTGCATCTTCAAAAGCTAAAGTACCATTAGCTACTAATGCTGAAAATTCTCCTAGTGAGTGTCCAGCTACCATCTCAGGTGTAAAGTTCTCTAATGTTTTAGCTAATACAACTGAATGTAAGAATACTGCTGGTTGAGTTACTTTAGTTTCTTTTAGTTCTTCAGCAGTACCTTCGAACATGATATCTGTAATTCTAAATCCAAGGATTTCATTTGCTTTCTCGAACATCTCTTTAGCTATAGGTGAGTTTTCGTATAAGTCTTTCCCCATTCCTGTGAATTGAGCTCCTTGACCTGGAAATACGTATGCTTTCATAAGTTTAGTTTTAAATTTTGTAAGGCAAAAATAAGGTATTTTTATTAGTAAACCATATAGACATAAAAAAAGCCATCTGATATACAGATGGCTTAGTTATGATATGTTTTTGTATTATTGGATAACACCTACACGATTATCTTTAATCTTAGCATTGTCTTTTAATACTTTCAGTACTTGCATTTGTGCCATACCTCTAACGCTGTTTTCTACTCTAGCTTTATAACTAGCGTAACCAGCAGGTAATTCAGGTGCTTTAGCTACATTTTTAGTTTGGATCATATACACACCTTGTAAACCGTCGATTAACTTAGAATCTTTGTTTACTGCTGTTGCAAAAGCTGTTCCTACTACTAATGGTTCATTACCAATATTAGTGATAAGTGGAGCTCCTGTAGTCACATCAGTTACAGATGCGATAGAAGCTTTAGAACTGTTAGATACTTCTTGAATAGTATTTCCAGTCATTTTCTTTCTAATTACAACTGCTTTTTTCTCGTTCATTAAGATTGGCTCAACGATTGATTTCACTTCTTCTACTGGTGCAAGACCTGTGTCATTTTTAGAAGTTACTTTCACGATGATATGTCCGTCAGCATTGTCAAATCTCTTAATAGCACTCTCTTTAGTCTCTTTGTTGAAAGCCCAAGAGATAATACTTCTTTGGTTACCTACTCCAGGTAAGAATTCTTCGAATGGACGAATAGTTACTTCTTTCTGAGCATTGAAACCTAATCCTTCAGCAGTAGCGATAAAGTCTTTAGCTGTAGGAGCATCTTGTTCTAATTGAGTAGCTTTAGTGAATAAGTCATCAGCAGTTACATCAGATACTTCTATTTTACGAGCTACAGTTGCTAATTTAGCACCTTCTTTCTTTTCGTTTACTTGGATAATGTGGTATCCAAAGTCAGTTTCTACTAAACCGATAGTTCCAGCAGCATTGTTAAAGATAAAGTTGTCAAAAGGTTTAACCATTTGTCCTCTTGGAATATCTTCGTATTTACCACCGTTGTTTTTAGAACCTGGATCTTCTGTTTGCATCATCGCTTCCATAGCGAATGAAGAAGGATTAGCTTTTACTTTAGCTAAGATTTCTTCAGCTTTTTCTTTAGCTTCTTCTTTAGTTCTAGTAGCACCTGGTGCTGCAGAACC
It encodes the following:
- a CDS encoding multidrug effflux MFS transporter; translation: MDKLSAQEWILIFTLVSLTALGPLAIDMYLPAFPKIAHDLNTEINRVQISLSTFLGGLAIGQLFWGPISDKYGSKKPIILCLSIFILSSLAVVFVKNIEVMWLYRFLQAFGSSGGVVIARAIVNKRFDKDQTLKIFSILAVIGGIAPIIAPILGNIVLKYLDWTHVFTTMALFATLSIGMTVFCLKEDYTNRIPTLNVGGILTNYLKLFKNKLFIRYTIIGSIAYSCLMIYISNSPVLVMEVGGLSSTHFSFVFMANSCGLMLGSFLTSSILRKRLSPKNIIKLGASTQFIAASLLWLFIQLDLSIYIQLVPLFFFVMPLGLLFPTTTTLALAPYKAESGIASALFGASQLAFTFMTSILLNSLNNGSMSIVALSLVACALVSFTLISTTKE
- a CDS encoding 3-deoxy-D-manno-octulosonic acid transferase yields the protein MFFLYNILTYISIFFIRIIALFNKKLGLFVAGRKQSFQILKDNILPTDKVFWIHVASLGEYEQGLPVMEQLKQKYPTHKIVLTFFSPSGYEVKKNNTIADATLYLPMDTLANAKKFLALCHPEQVFFVKYEYWPNYLNQLRQQNIPTYLVSGILRPDQVFFKWYGGFYRTALKAFRYFFVQNEVSKTLLNQLQYNNVEIVGDTRFDRVSQILEQDNKLAFLEAFTLNKMAKTIVIGSSWPEDEKILANYINNTQDNSIKFIFAPHNIKKDQIDNLVQNLKKPTVLHSEHEGKDLTQYNVYIIDAYSILTKAYSYADIAYIGGGFGAGIHNILEAATYGVPVIIGPNYKKFQEAKDLITFGSCIVVNSQSELDQIFDELLYNDAKRIELGKTSNHFILKNKNATEKIMKHIH
- a CDS encoding DegT/DnrJ/EryC1/StrS family aminotransferase; translation: MKKIQMVDLKGQYEGIKEEVNQSIQEILESSAFINGPQVHAFQANLEQYLGVKHVIPCANGTDALQIAMMGLGLKPGDEVITADFTFAATVEVIALLQLTPVLVDVCPDTFNISIEAIEKAITPKTKAIVPVHLFGQSADMDAIMKLAEKHNLYVIEDNAQGIGADYTYPDGKVVKTGAIGHVAATSFFPSKNLGCYGDGGAIFTNDDALAHTLRGIVNHGMYERYHHDVVGVNSRLDSIQAAVLNAKLPNLDAYNVARRTAAQMYSAALANHPNIVTPVVVGDENSHVFHQYTLRIVNADRNALLAHLQGKGIPCAIYYPIPLHNQKAYLDPRYNEADFPVTNQLVQEVLSLPMHTELDEEQIKFITDEIKAFLG
- the fabD gene encoding ACP S-malonyltransferase, coding for MKAYVFPGQGAQFTGMGKDLYENSPIAKEMFEKANEILGFRITDIMFEGTAEELKETKVTQPAVFLHSVVLAKTLENFTPEMVAGHSLGEFSALVANGTLAFEDALKLVSQRAMAMQKACEITPSTMAAVLGLEDSIVEQVCAGIDGVVVAANYNCPGQLVISGETTAVEKACEALKEAGAKRALLLPVGGAFHSPMMEPAREELAAAIEATTFNTPICPVYQNVTASAVSNPEEIKKNLILQLTAPVKWTQSVEQMIADGASLFTEVGPGKVLVGLIKKINKEAETHSA